A region from the Papio anubis isolate 15944 chromosome 6, Panubis1.0, whole genome shotgun sequence genome encodes:
- the LOC101022541 gene encoding 60S ribosomal protein L10-like, which translates to MGCCPARCYRYCKSKPYPKSGFCRGVPDAKIRIFDLGRKKAKVDEFPLCDHMVSDEYEQLSSEALEAARICANKYMVKSCGKDGFHIRVQLHPFHVIRINEMLSCAGADRLQTGMRGAFGKPQGTVARVHIGQVIMSIHTKLQNKEHVIEALHRAKFKFPGRQKIHISKKWGFTKFNADEFEDMVAEKWLILDGCGVKYIPNCGPLDKWRALHS; encoded by the coding sequence ATGGGCTGCTGCCCCGCCCGTTGTTACCGGTATTGTAAGAGCAAGCCGTACCCAAAGTCTGGCTTCTGCCGAGGTGTCCCTGATGCCAAGATTCGCATCTTTGACCTGGGGCGGAAGAAGGCAAAAGTGGATGAGTTTCCGCTCTGTGACCACATGGTGTCAGATGAATATGAGCAGCTGTCCTCTGAAGCCTTGGAGGCTGCCCGAATTTGTGCCAATAAGTACATGGTAAAAAGTTGTGGCAAGGATGGCTTCCATATCCGGGTGCAGCTCCACCCCTTCCACGTCATCCGCATCAACGAGATGTTGTCCTGTGCTGGGGCTGACAGGCTCCAAACAGGCATGCGAGGTGCTTTTGGAAAGCCCCAGGGCACTGTGGCCAGGGTTCACATTGGCCAAGTTATCATGTCCATCCACACCAAGCTGCAGAACAAGGAGCACGTGATTGAGGCCCTGCACAGGGCCAAGTTCAAGTTTCCTGGCCGCCAGAAGATCCACATCTCAAAGAAGTGGGGCTTCACCAAGTTCAATGCTGATGAATTTGAAGACATGGTGGCTGAAAAGTGGCTCATCCTAGATGGCTGTGGGGTCAAGTACATCCCCAATTGTGGTCCTCTGGACAAATGGCGGGCCCTGCACTCATGA